A segment of the Rattus rattus isolate New Zealand chromosome 4, Rrattus_CSIRO_v1, whole genome shotgun sequence genome:
GTGAAAGCTTGAGTGTGAGAGTCAGTGTGTGTGAGTTGGCACATGTGTAAGAGTGTGAGAGTTTATGAGTTCTGtaagatgtgtgtgtgaatgtgagttcTGTGAGTGTGACCTGTGTGTGAGCGTGAGCGTGAGAGGGAGGATGTGGCGgagtctccacacacacatatccatttGCTGAAATGAGCCTGTTCATCAGCCAAGCCAGGGACAGCAAATGCAGTCTCTGGGCCATAGTGGACcccatactctttttttttaatataaataaaacgcacacacacaagtatgcatgcacatatgcatgaacacatacacacacaagcacacgtgtacatatgtgtgtgtgtgtgcatgaaacaTACATATTCTTGATAAAGATATACCTTTACTGGAACAAAACATTGCAGTTAGAGTGTTAAAATATTCTCCAAGtagctgctttcttttctcttcctctccaacTGCTGAGAGTGAATGGACAGACTTGTCCACCAGTATAAAGGCATATCTGCAATTAACCAACAtataaaaatgtcacattttgtctTTGAAATCTTTTTAGAGGATTTATGTACTGATTTTTCTGACTTCAggcatgacttttttttattacctgggaatttcatatatgcatgcaatgtgCTTTGCTCAAACCCACTTCTCTTTCACctcttcttttcaatttcttcattatcCCCTCTCCACTTTTCCattcccaacttcatgtgctgttttttgtttttcttcctagcCAGCCAGATATCCAGCATGAATGGGGCAGGAGCTCGAGAATCCCACCCATGTGAGGAGCTACTGGTGACTGGGGATGCTAGGGAGAGATGGTCAGTTCTCTTCAGGCCCCCGAGAGGCTAGCCCACGCTGCAGAGGGTAGTCCTACACCTTGTATGTACAGGCAGCACCAAATAAATGAAGCTGTGTTGGAACACAGCCACACCCATCCTGGCTGCTATGGAACCCCGGGGCTCAGGCGGGTGATTGCAGTACATCAGTCCTACAAGCCTCAGGCACTTGCTCTCTGACTCTTGAAACTTTCAGACCCCCAGCTGGGCTGGGAGGGGAGCCAGGGAGAGGGGTGTGATGTTCTTCATACTGCTGTTCTTTGACGGGACACCAgaggctcccctccccctgtgGAAGGTTCACACCTCCAACTGTCCTGTCCACCCTGACAGAAGGACAAACATCGATCAGGGTCAAATTGACAATAAAAGGGCTGGAGCAAGCAACAGGGACTCACCAACCAGGCCTCGCCTCTGAGTTCAGCCCAGAGCTAGCTGGGAAATGTTCCGGATGTTGGCCAAGGCCAGTGTGACGCTGGGCTCCAGGGCAGCAAGTTGGGTACGGAACATGGGCTCGCACCAGCTGCTAGTGCCACCCCCAGAGGCCCTGAGCAAGCCCCTGTCAATTCCTAAGAGGCTCTTGTTGGGTCCGGGGCCCTCCAACCTGGCTCCTCGCGTGCTGGCAGCTGGAAGTCTGAGGATGATTGGCCACATGCAAAAAGAGATGTTTCAGGTAGGCCTTGGTGGCAGGAGGGGTGGTGATCACTCGGtggcaggcagaggagaggatCTGACCTGTGTGCTCACTGTCTAGATCATGGATGAGATCAAGCAGGGCATCCAGTATGTGTTCCAGACCAGGAACCCCCTCACGCTGGTTGTCAGCGGCTCAGGACATTGCGCCATGGAGACTGCCCTGTTCAACCTCCTGGAGCCTGGGGACTCCTTTCTTGTGGGAACCAATGGCATCTGGGGGATCCGGGCTGCAGAGATCGCTGAGCGGATTGGTAAGGGAGAGTGGTCTGTGACCTCGGTTATTCCTCCAGAGGCCTCCCGGGGGGATCCTGAAGACATCTCCACCAGGCACTCCTCCGCCTCCCTCAGATGCTGCCTCCTCCAGGCAGGCACCGAGGCATTCTCCCAGCCTTAGCAGACTGGCTTTGTCCAGTTAGGACAAGATGATTTCTGGAATGTATAGAAGAGGTGTTACAGAATGTAAAGACCCTGATCTGAGCCCCAGCAGCTCTCTGGGGGTCTTCAGGAAGATTGGAATTTCAGAAGTTCATTCTCTCCCCAGATCTGGTCATCTGTAGATTGCGGACCTAGAAACAGTTCTTTCTCCATAGTCTGAGATGGAAGAGGGTAGGCACACGCCTAGACGTCTGTGAGACTCTGGCATTTGCGAATGGCCCACAAGGCTCACAAGCTCATGGCCACACAGTTGATGGACACCAGTCACGCAGGCCCTGAGATCTAGGAAAGCTACTCTTTGCCCTTCACTGAGACTTGGTGGTTCAGGTTTGTCCCCTGCTAGGACTCTGATTGTGAGCAGGTTCATAGCATGGGACTCAGAGACAAGAGTCAGGATGGGCAGGTACTTGGATCCTGGTGTTCCTAGATCCACAGGTCAAGGCCTGTGGATCTTCTTCATCTTCTCACCCTTTCCAACCTTCCATCAGGTGACGTGGGATATCTGTGAATGGCACTAGGGTTAGGTAGGATCCCATATGGCCTGTGGTGCTCAAAGTCACCTCACATAGATACTATTTGTGTGATAAGGCTGCCAAGAGCCTCCTCAGCCTGAGGAGgaacacctccccaccccccactgcccCTGAAGCTCTGGACTCAAAGCCCTGGAGGCCTGGACAGTGCTGTATCTGTGGGAAAAGCAGGCCTCACAGAGCATGCCCCACTTCACCTATGGTATAGCCATGTGGGAGCCAGCATGAGTGGGGTCccctacactgtgtgtgtgtgcgtgtgtgtgtgtgtgtgtatgtgtgtgcatgcatgtttattggctatattatttatttacatttcaaatgtccctcttccccggtttcccctcctcaacctctccatcccatcacccctcccctttgcctctataagggtgctcccctatccactacccactcctgcctcaccggtctagcatccccttacactgggacatcaagcctacACAgaaccaagtgcctcccctcccactgatgcccgacaaggccatcctctgctacatatgtatctggagccatgggtccctccatgtatactctttggctggtgattTAGTACCTGGGAGTTCAGAATggggtggtctggttagttgatattgttcttcctatggggttgcaatccccttcagctccttcggtccttcccctcccccacactatGTCTAACTCATGACCCGTTCTGTCCCTGTCCTCAGGAGCCCGTGTGCACCAGATGACCAAGAAGCCTGGAGAACATTACACACtgcaggaggtggaggaggtacTGAGACACAGGGTCATCACTGGAGGGGTTGGGCTGGGATTCTGAAGCCCGTGGTTTGACTTCTTGGTGTCTAGGACTGCCGTGGGAGGGGCTCCTGTACCCAGGATCAGTTAAGAAGTCTTcctctgtctaaaaacaaaacggAGTCTGGGATGCAGTCCTACGGGCAGGGCCAGCGAGGCCTCAGGCTGTGTGTGGTCAGGGAAGCATGACCCATTACTGAACTCTAGGGTGCCAGCCCCTCAATGTGGGGTCAGGCCAGACCCAACCTATAGACTCCAAGGCAGGGAGGATGCTGGCCACTTTTCTTACCGTGCCTTCCCCTCAGTTCCCTCCATCAGCGTGCTTTGACAGAAAAGGGGTGGAGCATATCACCTACCTATTTCTAAGTTGGCCAACTCAATTACGGAGAGAGCTGGGTATATGTGGATGATCCTGGCCCTGCCCCCACAAACTGACGTCCCTCTGTAAGGAGCAGGCTGACCCAGGGGGAGGTCTCCATCAGCCCTGCTCAGAGCTGTCACCTCTGTTCCCTCAGGGCCTGGCTCAGCATAAACCAGTGTTGCTGTTCCTGACCCACGGGGAGTCATCCACTGGTGTGCTGCAGCCCCTGGATGGTTTCGGGGAGCTCTGCCACAGGTaaggctggcctggcctggcaGGACCAGGGCAGAGCAAAGCACACAGCCTGTCTGGACAATGTTGTCAGGGAGCTGCAGGGCTGCCGGTGACAACTGGCACTGTCCCAACTGCCACCGTCACATGGTATGGGTGGGTTTGCTGCAGGCTGAATGTGTGTAGTATCATCATTTTATTTGATGAGGACCCAGAAGCTGGGATAGGACCATGTGCCCTGGAGCCTGATATCACTACAGTGGTACTGACCCAAGGGGCGTCCCATGACTGGCAAAGGCTGGTGCTGCCCAACCTGTCCATCTCAAAGCCTGCTCCCACCTCATCTAGAGTGCCCTGTCCCCTTGCCTCTacttcttccccaccccacacaggGGTTTACGAGAACTGTTCCAGGACATGGTAGGCCCTCTGTAAGAGAGCAGAACTGTCTATAAAGCTgaccacaggccagaagaggaccttGCCAATACTATAGAGGGTTATCATGGTGGGATAGCATCCTCAGCGATGTGGAGCCCATATGTGCAGGACACCCCCTCCCACTGAAAGAGCCCCGGAATAGAGTCCTGTTCATGCTTGAAGCCTAATTGGATTGGCTCAAGCCTTGTCTATCACTGTGCTTACATGGTTCTAGGAGGAAACCCGGGCAGAAGGGGATGACCATACATATGCAATGTTGCTTGAGCTGgactctggcctctgaaggctgTGTGTCTGTGGCAGGTGGCCAAGTGTGTAGCTATTggtagagggaagagggaagcccGGACCTTTGCGCTGCCAGGTTGTAGGGACCCACGCTAGCTCTTGGCACTCAGAACCCTGGTTGCCTAGGCTGATGCTCGTTTTTCTCTGAGAAGCCCAGCAGCAGAGCCATTTGGGTCATGACCCACCCACCCAGGCCCCTGGACCTGGCCAGCGCTGCAGCTGCTTCTGGCTTTAAGGAGCTGCTTCAGGGAGGGAACCCCACACATGAAATGAAAGGGACCCTTCCTTGCTTCCCTGTTTCCGGGCTGCCCTTCCAAAGACTTTCAAACCCTTCCCCCAAGCCCGCTCCCCACCAGATGCTCAGTTCGTGCTGAAATCTGAACTCCCATGATCCCTTctgctccactgtgctgcccccATACTCATGATTCCTCTAGGTACCAGTGCCTACTCCTGGTGGACTCGGTGGCATCATTGGGCGGAGTCCCTATCTACATGGACCAGCAAGGTAAGAGCATGCCTTAGACACCCCATATCCCAGTCTCACACACACTGGCAAACTCCAAGGCTACAGAAGACTCAGTTCTTGCAGTCCCACCACCAGACCATAACTAGGTTTATGGCCCTGTCTCCACAGGCTCTGGCAAAAGAGGTTATGTAGCTTGTACTGTGCTAGCCAGAAAGTCCGAACAGCATGGCAGGGTCTCTGGCATGGGTCCTGGCTGCATTGCCTCATGGAGGTTAGCAACATAGTGGGAGTAAGGCAAGAGGAAGAAATCACAGGGTGAGGAGTCAGGGACCAGGGAGGGAAAGGCACGCTCTTTCCTAACAGCCTTTCTGAGAACTAGGCAGGGTCAATTCCTGCGGAGAGTCAGTGACCCAATAACACCCCGATAGGCCCTGCCTCTCAGAGGCCCCAACCCTCCCATTCCACACTAAGGACCAACTTTTCAATGCATCACCCCTTGGGGACACATCACTCACATACCATATCCCTGGGACAGCACAGACTCTGAAGTGAGCCAACAGCCTGAGTTCGGCCAGACTGTGAGACAAGGTGTCGGGGTGCATCAGGCGGCAGCTGCTACTCGGGGTGTGGGGGGTTAGGAGGCTCTCCTGCTGCAGTAGGAGCAGACAGTACAGGAAGGGCTGGGCTTGTGTATCAGATGCAGTGAGTCCAGTGCTGCAGATGTCAGGGACACCCAGCAGATACCATGCTGTTTGACTGTTCACAGAGATTAGACAGGCCATGCTAAGAGGCTCCAGCCTGAGGTCATAAGTATGACAAAACAGGGCTGTTATCAGAAGCCAGGTTTCTCCTGTACCCCTCCTGGTTTCCACATACCAGTGAAATCTTGGTCCACCAGGCACAGAGCATGGTACAGACTGGACAAACATACCTATTTGTTGAACTCTTCTGTGGGATCTCAGAcaccccctttcccatctccaccCTAGGCATCGACATCTTGTACTCTGGCTCTCAGAAGGTCCTGAATGCCCCACCAGGAATCTCCCTCATCTCCTTCAACGACAAGGCCAAGTAAGGGGTCTGCACCTCACTTTGGGATATGGATTCTGATGGGGGCATGGCTGGacctgagagggagggaggcaaagtCTCCATGTCGAAACTCCACCCTGCTCTCTCTGCTGGGATGTCCTAAAAGTCAAGATATGCTCTGCAGATGTTTCACGGGGTAACGGGGAGGACGCATGCCAGGGCCTGGGCTGTGGGGAGGATCAGAGGCTAGCACTCTGGAGGTTCTGGAGGTCACTCTAAGGGGTGATCCAATGTGTCTGGATGCTTGGAGCCCAGTTCTCACCCTTCAACCTCGACTCGGCTTCCTGGGGTTGGCATGGGAGCTGCCAGAGACAGGCACAAGCCACCCCCCACTCTAGTCCAACCATCAACTGGGGATCCTGGCATCTAGATCCTGAGCCTAGAGAATGGGGATTGGAGGGAGAGACAAAGTCATGAAAGAGAGACCTCAGTGGGTAATGCCCGGCAGCCCGACACCAGCCTTTGAGTCCCGACCCAAGCGGGTCGATTTTGGTTTGGTCAGGAATTCTTCCCGGCTGCCATGCCGGACAGGGCTGAGGGCTGTATAGGAAGAGGGGAAGGTCATCAAGAGTGGGATGAAGGTGGGGAACCTCACCTGGGAAAGCAGTTTCCCTAACAGAGGAGGCAGGACAGATCTGTGGCTGGAGGTGGGAGAAACGA
Coding sequences within it:
- the Agxt gene encoding serine--pyruvate aminotransferase; this translates as MFRMLAKASVTLGSRAASWVRNMGSHQLLVPPPEALSKPLSIPKRLLLGPGPSNLAPRVLAAGSLRMIGHMQKEMFQIMDEIKQGIQYVFQTRNPLTLVVSGSGHCAMETALFNLLEPGDSFLVGTNGIWGIRAAEIAERIGARVHQMTKKPGEHYTLQEVEEGLAQHKPVLLFLTHGESSTGVLQPLDGFGELCHRYQCLLLVDSVASLGGVPIYMDQQGIDILYSGSQKVLNAPPGISLISFNDKAKSKVYSRKTKPVSFYTDITYLSKLWGCEGKTRVIHHTLPVISLYCLRESLALISEQGLENSWRRHREATAHLHKCLRELGLKFFVKDPEIRLPTITTVTVPAGYNWRDIVSYVLDHFNIEISGGLGPSEDKVLRIGLLGYNATTENADRVAEALREALQRCPKNKL